A portion of the Scylla paramamosain isolate STU-SP2022 chromosome 32, ASM3559412v1, whole genome shotgun sequence genome contains these proteins:
- the LOC135089041 gene encoding corticotropin-releasing factor receptor 1-like: protein MEDSVVVSATPLLLTQASTASQRSLQQLSGEGQRCLQDVWNTTGMEEGVFCNASWDTLHCWPPTPAGRTVRESCANVFSDVPALLDYPDAVAYRECGLTGTWLLEGWTNYSQCLSVIEQQAGPSHVLEAVRYITFIGGLLSLFTLTATIFIFSYYRALECDRLRVHRNLVAALIIRFLVMLVLTEPFVSRRSSYTYRDVDWLCKTLLALRMYAQMASINWMFVEGLFLHSRLTSNVFHSKAPFPLYYTIGWGAPLAFIVAWATTMALQHPAHCWRGYSTLSYVWILVGPMVAALMVNLVFLVNIIRILVTKLRANDTLETEKISTRGHTPHHQGPKTTRVHHRFKREPSQYHHTLRQQHLPNNNSLQQEQKHTVPEEGGLHRNRSCHTRNDSGWHHNSLTKEVESTTHNRESSPLLRQDSPHKQAAKQDQGSHLPRRQFTGSRRSLHTNSLQHYSSVGYAANRPEFNTRKAIRATVILFPLLGITNLLFAVNPGGKGDLENAYMLTNAILQSSQGLFVSVFYCFLNTEVQELLRKRWRQYRTRQRDRPTGALRASTRCTLLQEQAPSRQQTPSPHLQPKATCIQGLTNPALETSVV from the exons GTGTGTTTTGCAATGCTTCCTGGGACACGCTGCACTGCTGGCCGCCCACCCCCGCTGGCCGCACCGTGAGGGAATCGTGTGCCAACGTTTTCAGTGACGTGCCGGCCCTGCTAGACTATcctgatg CCGTGGCGTACCGGGAGTGCGGCCTGACTGGGACGTGGCTCCTGGAGGGCTGGACCAACTATTCACAGTGTCTCAGCGTCATAGagcaacag GCGGGTCCTTCACACGTCCTGGAGGCGGTGCGTTACATCACCTTCATCGGcggcctgctctctctcttcactctcactgccaccatcttcatcttctcctaCTACAG GGCCTTGGAGTGTGACCGCTTGAGGGTACACAGGAACCTGGTAGCGGCGCTCATCATAAGGTTCctggtgatgctggtgctgACGGAGCCCTTCGTGTCCCGCCGCTCCTCCTACACCTACAGGGACGTG GATTGGCTGTGCAAGACGCTGTTGGCCCTCAGGATGTACGCCCAGATGGCCTCGATCAACTGGATGTTCGTGGAGGGCCTGTTCCTTCACTCCCGCCTCACCTCCAATGTGTTCCACTCTAAGGCGCCCTTCCCTCTCTACTACACCATCGGCTGGG GTGCACCTCTTGCATTCATCGTGGCCTGGGCGACAACCATGGCCCTCCAGCACCCGGCCCATTGCTGGCGAGGCTACAGCACCCTGTCCTATGTGTGGATCCTGGTGGGGCCCATGGTGGCCGCCCTCATG GTCAACTTGGTATTCCTGGTGAACATCATAAGGATCTTGGTGACAAAGCTTCGTGCAAATGACACCCTTGAGACGGAAAAAATAAG CACACGAGGACACACTCCACACCACCAGGGCCCTAAAACTACCAGGGTCCATCACAGGTTCAAGAGAGAGCCATCTCAGTATCACCATACACTGAGGCAGCAGCATCTGCCTAATAATAACAGTCTCCAGCAGGAGCAGAAGCACACTGTCCCTGAGGAAGGTGGACTCCACAGGAACAGATCATGTCACACTAGAAATGACAGTGGCTGGCACCACAATAGCCTCACCAAAGAAGTGGAGTCCACCACTCACAACAGAGAGAGCAGTCCTCTCCTTCGCCAGGATTCCCCACACAAGCAAGCAGCAAAACAGGACCAAGGCAGCCACCTCCCCCGCAGACAATTCACGGGGAGTCGCCGCTCCCTCCACACCAACAGCTTGCAGCACTACTCATCAGTCGGTTATGCTGCTAATCGTCCTGAGTTTAACACAAG aaaagcaattcgGGCGACAGTGATACTCTTCCCTCTGCTGGGCATCACCAACCTGCTCTTTGCTGTCAACCCGGGCGGCAAGGGCGACCTGGAGAATGCCTATATGCTGACCAATGCCATCCTGCAGTCCTCACAG GgcctgtttgtctctgtgttctACTGCTTCCTGAACACTGAGGTGCAGGAGCTGCTACGGAAGCGGTGGCGTCAGTACCGCACCCGCCAGCGGGACCGGCCCACGGGCGCACTGCGGGCCAGCACACGATGCACACTGCTGCAGGAACAAGCTCCTTCCCGCCAGCAGACCCCCAGCCCACACCTCCAGCCCAAGGCCACCTGCATTCAGggcctcaccaaccctgcccTGGAGACCTCCGTGGTGTGA